The following proteins come from a genomic window of Microbacterium lemovicicum:
- a CDS encoding alpha/beta fold hydrolase yields MSADALRHEFAVDGRTVVAYEAGAGPDATAVLLWSGGTPHTGAPLAPHAAWARAHDVRLISVARPGFGGSQRLPGRSVADAAADLLAAADALDVDRFALAGYSGGGPHALAAAAHAGDRVLGVVAFASPAPFTGEASWFEGMHDPAALQSAERGRAARETWGETADFDPGQFTADDWAALDGELAAVGEDAGRGGATEESGGTDDDVAFVTPWGVDLDRISAPVHLVHGDEDRIIPVRHAHLIAVRCPRAEVHPRAGRGHVGVLRTWADDVERMLR; encoded by the coding sequence ATGAGCGCCGATGCCCTCCGCCACGAGTTCGCCGTCGACGGTCGGACGGTGGTCGCGTACGAAGCGGGCGCGGGCCCGGATGCGACAGCCGTCCTCCTCTGGTCGGGCGGCACGCCGCACACCGGTGCGCCGCTGGCTCCGCACGCCGCCTGGGCGCGCGCACACGACGTGCGGCTGATCTCGGTCGCGCGGCCGGGCTTCGGCGGTTCGCAGCGCCTGCCGGGGCGATCCGTCGCCGACGCGGCGGCGGACCTCCTCGCCGCGGCCGACGCGCTGGACGTCGACAGGTTCGCGCTGGCGGGATACTCCGGCGGGGGTCCGCACGCCCTGGCGGCCGCCGCTCACGCCGGCGACCGCGTCCTCGGGGTGGTGGCGTTCGCCTCGCCCGCGCCCTTCACCGGCGAGGCGTCGTGGTTCGAGGGCATGCACGATCCGGCGGCGCTGCAGAGCGCGGAGCGGGGCCGCGCGGCCCGGGAGACGTGGGGCGAGACGGCCGACTTCGACCCCGGGCAGTTCACCGCCGACGACTGGGCGGCGCTGGACGGCGAGCTCGCCGCGGTCGGCGAGGACGCCGGACGCGGCGGAGCGACCGAGGAGAGCGGCGGCACGGACGATGACGTGGCCTTCGTCACACCGTGGGGCGTCGACCTCGACCGCATCAGCGCGCCCGTGCACCTGGTGCACGGCGATGAGGACCGCATCATCCCCGTCCGGCACGCGCACCTCATCGCCGTACGGTGCCCGCGCGCCGAGGTGCATCCGCGTGCCGGCCGCGGTCACGTCGGGGTGCTGCGCACCTGGGCGGATGACGTCGAGCGGATGCTGCGCTGA
- a CDS encoding alpha/beta fold hydrolase, producing METTTSADGTRIAFQRTGDGPPVVILGGAFSRASDGQGLADALAIHGFGAVTVDRRGRGESGDRRGSQPEDEVADVAAVMDAVGGRAAVLGHSSGAVLALYAASLGVPVRALFLSEPPFRFGHDDPDPALADRLQELVDAGDPGEAVSLFQLEGVELPREMVESIRRSEMFPALVPLAPSTVYDALLTARLSTPTSAMRNVSAPVTILRGEQTFPMLVTAADQLAEAIPAAELVIVPESVMHRPDPAATARVISERISAGDAG from the coding sequence ATGGAGACGACGACGTCCGCAGACGGCACCCGCATCGCGTTCCAGCGGACCGGCGACGGCCCACCGGTCGTGATCCTCGGCGGCGCCTTCTCGCGGGCGTCCGACGGGCAGGGACTCGCCGACGCCCTCGCGATCCACGGCTTCGGCGCGGTCACCGTCGACCGGCGCGGCCGCGGCGAGAGCGGCGACCGACGGGGATCCCAGCCGGAGGACGAGGTCGCCGACGTCGCGGCGGTCATGGACGCCGTCGGCGGGAGGGCCGCGGTGCTGGGCCACTCGTCCGGTGCCGTGCTCGCGCTTTACGCGGCCTCGCTCGGCGTGCCCGTCCGGGCGCTCTTCCTCTCCGAGCCGCCGTTCCGCTTCGGCCACGATGACCCCGACCCCGCCCTCGCGGATCGACTGCAGGAGCTGGTCGACGCCGGCGACCCCGGCGAGGCCGTGTCGCTGTTCCAGCTCGAGGGCGTGGAGCTGCCGCGCGAGATGGTGGAGTCGATCCGCCGCAGCGAGATGTTCCCCGCGCTCGTGCCGCTGGCCCCGTCCACGGTCTACGACGCCCTGCTCACCGCCCGGCTGTCGACGCCGACGTCCGCGATGCGGAACGTGTCCGCGCCGGTCACCATCCTGCGCGGGGAGCAGACATTCCCGATGCTCGTCACCGCGGCCGACCAGCTGGCGGAGGCGATCCCGGCCGCCGAGCTCGTCATCGTGCCGGAGTCGGTGATGCACCGTCCCGATCCCGCCGCCACCGCTCGCGTCATCAGCGAGCGGATCTCCGCCGGCGATGCCGGGTAG